In one window of Aceticella autotrophica DNA:
- a CDS encoding FeoA family protein has protein sequence MIVGKKVFIPLTMLTIGRKGIIVNIVGGEGMRRRLLELGFAKGTVVEVLKNDFGPLIVALGESRMVLGFGMAQKIMVEEV, from the coding sequence ATGATAGTCGGTAAAAAGGTATTTATACCCTTAACCATGCTTACTATAGGAAGGAAGGGAATTATAGTCAATATAGTCGGAGGTGAAGGAATGCGTCGTCGGTTGCTTGAATTGGGTTTTGCAAAGGGGACGGTTGTTGAGGTTTTAAAAAATGATTTTGGACCGTTGATTGTTGCATTAGGTGAAAGCAGAATGGTTTTAGGTTTTGGAATGGCTCAAAAAATCATGGTTGAGGAAGTTTAA
- a CDS encoding DtxR family transcriptional regulator encodes MGEILSISPALEDYLETILNLYEKNNIVRITDIAEKLNIAKASATQAVKALINLKLLKHDKYGPIELTKEGREYAERIRQRHRILKKFLIEVLNIKPEIAEKDACLMEHVVSCATMEGLVRFLENNVNLKEKKGEISVSKKHVLTLDKLSIGTRGKIIKIASEGEIRRRIMDMGLTTGAEFKVEAVAPLGDPIEISVRGYHLSLRKKEVADIYVEVI; translated from the coding sequence ATGGGTGAGATATTAAGCATTTCGCCGGCATTGGAAGATTATCTTGAAACCATATTAAATCTTTATGAAAAAAATAATATTGTAAGGATTACTGATATTGCAGAGAAATTAAATATTGCAAAAGCCAGTGCTACACAGGCGGTAAAAGCTCTTATTAATTTAAAATTACTTAAACATGATAAATACGGACCAATTGAGCTGACAAAGGAGGGTAGGGAATATGCGGAAAGGATACGCCAGAGGCATCGTATATTAAAGAAATTTTTAATTGAGGTTTTAAATATTAAACCGGAAATTGCTGAAAAGGACGCTTGTCTCATGGAACACGTGGTTAGCTGTGCAACAATGGAGGGACTCGTTAGATTTCTTGAAAACAATGTTAATTTAAAAGAAAAAAAGGGGGAAATTTCAGTGTCAAAAAAGCATGTGCTTACTTTAGATAAATTATCTATAGGTACAAGAGGAAAAATTATTAAAATAGCTTCGGAGGGTGAGATAAGACGGCGTATAATGGATATGGGACTTACAACAGGTGCTGAATTTAAAGTAGAAGCGGTTGCACCCTTAGGTGATCCTATTGAAATTTCAGTTAGAGGATATCATTTAAGTCTTAGAAAAAAAGAAGTAGCAGATATTTATGTGGAGGTGATCTAA
- a CDS encoding ATP-binding protein — translation MRNVKISVLSGKGGTGKTTVAVNLAKVIDNSLYADCDVEEPNGYLFLIPDITKEIPVKIKIPEIDYSKCTLCGDCVKACRFGALAHIGKRILVFDHLCHSCGACFEMCPHNAIIEKDKIIGGIRIGKSGSVDFIEGKLNIGEAIGVPILKEIKKIINSYNDKIVVVDSSPGTSCSVINSIDNSDMCILVTEPTPYGFHDLKLAVELVRSMNLPMAVVINKSGDEDEIIEKYCKEQDIDVLMKIPFKKEIAKAYSKGKLLVDFDKEIKDKFKQLSGQVMELIKR, via the coding sequence ATGAGGAATGTGAAAATTTCTGTACTGAGTGGGAAAGGCGGTACAGGTAAGACAACCGTTGCGGTAAATCTTGCCAAGGTAATTGACAATAGTTTATACGCAGATTGCGATGTAGAAGAACCGAACGGCTACCTGTTTTTAATTCCCGATATTACAAAGGAAATACCAGTTAAAATAAAAATACCTGAGATAGATTACAGCAAATGCACCTTATGTGGTGATTGTGTAAAAGCATGCAGATTTGGGGCTTTAGCGCATATTGGGAAAAGAATACTTGTGTTTGATCACCTTTGCCATTCCTGTGGAGCCTGCTTTGAAATGTGTCCGCATAATGCTATAATTGAAAAGGACAAAATAATTGGTGGTATAAGGATAGGCAAATCAGGCAGTGTTGATTTTATCGAAGGCAAACTAAATATAGGTGAAGCAATAGGGGTACCCATACTTAAAGAGATAAAAAAAATAATAAATTCATATAATGATAAAATTGTTGTAGTTGACAGTTCGCCGGGGACCTCCTGCTCAGTAATAAATTCTATTGATAACAGTGACATGTGTATTCTTGTAACTGAACCAACACCTTACGGGTTTCATGACCTTAAGCTTGCGGTAGAACTTGTCAGATCCATGAATTTGCCAATGGCAGTTGTTATAAATAAATCGGGTGACGAAGACGAAATTATTGAGAAATACTGTAAGGAACAGGATATAGATGTTTTAATGAAAATTCCCTTCAAAAAGGAGATTGCTAAGGCTTATTCAAAAGGCAAATTATTAGTGGATTTTGACAAAGAAATCAAAGATAAATTCAAACAGTTATCTGGACAAGTAATGGAGCTGATTAAAAGATGA
- a CDS encoding DUF362 domain-containing protein, which translates to MSEFTENNGQSADIDTTNDVKLSKPIINAELCVGCGKCLRMCSFEAIKIENGIAYIDADECQNCKACIPVCHLHAISYKSR; encoded by the coding sequence ATGTCTGAATTTACAGAGAACAATGGACAATCTGCAGATATAGATACAACAAATGATGTAAAACTTAGCAAACCCATAATTAATGCTGAACTTTGTGTCGGATGTGGAAAATGTTTGAGAATGTGCTCCTTTGAAGCAATAAAAATAGAAAACGGCATTGCTTATATTGATGCTGATGAATGTCAAAACTGCAAGGCATGTATTCCGGTATGCCATTTACATGCCATCTCATATAAATCCAGATAG
- a CDS encoding MBL fold metallo-hydrolase — protein MEIQVLIENLIYKKGFIAEHGLSLLVKKDDAEVLIDTGQTDNFMKNSGLMGIDLKKIKKVVLTHGHYDHVGGLKKLIEENRNVHIYANNEILSKKYIERKSGDIEEIGFDISLYEKNKENFILISEDKEIEKDFYVVTNTNIEYNNDFTTKHFLIEKNNKKLMDKFEDEVFVVVKEGNVINIITGCSHAGILNILHTAKKRFEGFKIKSLIGGFHLKGMPSSEVEDIAWNLKEYNMEKIYTGHCTGVEEYAILKNILRDRISYLTTSSSIII, from the coding sequence ATGGAAATTCAGGTTTTGATTGAAAATCTCATATATAAAAAAGGTTTTATTGCTGAACATGGTCTTTCATTGCTTGTTAAAAAAGATGATGCAGAGGTTTTAATAGATACCGGTCAAACTGATAATTTCATGAAAAATTCCGGGTTAATGGGGATCGATTTAAAGAAGATTAAAAAGGTCGTGTTGACACATGGGCATTATGACCATGTTGGAGGGCTTAAAAAGCTTATTGAAGAGAATAGGAATGTACATATTTATGCTAATAACGAAATTCTCAGCAAAAAATATATTGAAAGAAAAAGCGGTGATATAGAGGAAATTGGCTTTGACATTTCTCTATATGAAAAAAATAAAGAGAATTTCATATTAATTTCTGAAGACAAGGAGATAGAAAAGGATTTCTATGTGGTTACCAATACAAACATTGAATATAATAACGATTTTACCACAAAGCATTTTCTTATTGAAAAAAATAATAAAAAATTAATGGATAAATTTGAAGATGAGGTATTTGTCGTTGTCAAAGAAGGAAATGTAATAAATATAATTACAGGGTGTTCTCATGCGGGTATTTTAAATATTTTGCATACCGCAAAAAAAAGATTTGAAGGTTTCAAGATAAAATCACTTATTGGGGGCTTTCATTTGAAGGGAATGCCTTCTTCAGAGGTTGAAGATATTGCCTGGAATTTAAAAGAATATAATATGGAGAAAATATACACAGGTCATTGTACCGGTGTTGAGGAATACGCAATATTAAAAAATATTCTAAGAGACAGGATATCATATTTAACAACAAGTTCATCAATCATCATATAA
- a CDS encoding NifB/NifX family molybdenum-iron cluster-binding protein: MKIAIAAEGNSVSMHFGHCEGFMIYDIENKQIKSSNFVPNPGHRPGYLPEFLKDKGISCIIAGGMGGSAIELFNNFGIDVITGAQGNTDEVIKRYIDGTLVSTGSACENHEHEGHCED, encoded by the coding sequence ATGAAAATAGCAATTGCAGCAGAAGGAAATAGTGTATCAATGCATTTTGGGCACTGTGAAGGTTTTATGATTTATGATATTGAGAATAAGCAGATAAAAAGCTCGAATTTTGTTCCCAATCCAGGCCACAGACCCGGATATTTGCCGGAGTTCTTAAAAGATAAAGGTATATCCTGTATCATTGCAGGTGGTATGGGAGGCAGTGCAATTGAATTGTTTAATAATTTTGGTATAGATGTTATAACAGGTGCACAAGGTAATACAGATGAGGTAATAAAAAGATATATAGATGGTACACTTGTTTCTACCGGAAGTGCATGTGAAAATCATGAACATGAAGGACATTGTGAAGATTAA
- a CDS encoding DUF5320 domain-containing protein: MPRGNGTGPMGMGPRTGRGMGYCSGYNVPGYANRAGFGMRRGYRNMYYATGIPGWGRAAYAANDEDALNAEAQYLKEQLDLINKRLDEIEKKNNNEK, translated from the coding sequence ATGCCAAGAGGAAATGGTACAGGTCCAATGGGTATGGGACCGAGAACAGGAAGAGGTATGGGTTACTGTTCAGGATATAATGTTCCAGGCTATGCGAACAGAGCAGGTTTTGGTATGCGGAGAGGATATAGAAATATGTATTATGCAACAGGTATTCCGGGCTGGGGCAGAGCTGCTTATGCTGCAAATGATGAAGATGCTTTAAATGCTGAGGCTCAATACCTGAAGGAACAGCTTGACCTTATCAATAAAAGGCTTGATGAGATAGAGAAAAAAAACAATAATGAAAAGTAA
- a CDS encoding ISNCY family transposase has protein sequence MREEIFNMTQKEISRLRVINQTIDKIITVREAAELLGLSERQVIRLKGGVLKDGPAFIIHKNRGRKPKHALSDEIGTKIVELKQTKYQEANFMHFSELLEEHENINVSYSTIYRILTKEGIKSPKKHRKRKSHHRRKRKPQKGMLVQIDASPHEWIIGDKSFTLHGAIDDATGEILALFFAPNECMEGYFEVIRQIVNNHGIPISIYSDRHTIFVSPNSGKLSIEEQLEGKTVNFTQFERAMGELGINVIKANSPQAKGRIEKLWDTLQSRLPVEFKIHGIDTMKAANAFLSQFIVAYNEKFGVEPENPEHAFRTLDSNINLDYILCVKEERTIIEGSAFSYKGKYYQLIKNGKKAPAMPKAKLTVLSSSKIGVKAFYADVIYDTLLLDERPKKESLKLSKEKTVKQTIVKPSADHPWRHAQKKKPNYAYEETDREIVEMLNQLFNSTRAWA, from the coding sequence ATGAGAGAGGAGATATTCAATATGACTCAAAAAGAAATAAGTCGTCTTAGAGTTATCAATCAGACTATTGATAAAATTATAACCGTAAGAGAAGCTGCTGAGCTTCTGGGCCTCAGTGAACGCCAAGTAATAAGGTTAAAAGGAGGGGTTTTAAAAGATGGTCCTGCGTTCATAATTCATAAAAATAGAGGTAGGAAGCCTAAGCATGCTCTCTCGGATGAAATCGGAACCAAAATTGTTGAGTTAAAACAAACAAAGTACCAAGAGGCTAATTTCATGCATTTTTCTGAGTTACTGGAAGAACATGAAAATATTAATGTGAGTTATTCTACAATATATAGGATATTGACTAAAGAGGGTATTAAAAGCCCTAAAAAACATCGTAAGCGTAAATCTCATCATCGAAGAAAGAGAAAGCCTCAAAAGGGAATGCTGGTTCAGATTGATGCTTCTCCACATGAATGGATCATAGGAGATAAATCATTTACTCTACATGGAGCTATAGATGACGCTACCGGTGAAATTCTTGCACTTTTTTTTGCTCCTAACGAGTGTATGGAAGGATATTTCGAAGTCATAAGACAAATCGTTAACAACCATGGTATCCCTATCAGTATATATTCTGACCGTCACACTATCTTTGTCTCTCCTAACAGCGGTAAACTATCTATAGAAGAACAATTAGAGGGAAAGACAGTTAATTTTACTCAGTTTGAAAGAGCTATGGGAGAGCTTGGAATCAACGTTATTAAGGCTAATTCTCCACAAGCTAAAGGCCGCATTGAAAAGCTATGGGATACGCTTCAAAGCAGGCTTCCTGTTGAGTTTAAGATTCATGGAATTGATACTATGAAAGCTGCTAATGCATTTTTATCGCAATTTATTGTCGCTTACAATGAAAAGTTTGGTGTCGAACCTGAAAATCCTGAACATGCTTTTAGAACGCTTGATTCTAATATTAACCTTGATTATATCTTATGCGTAAAGGAAGAGCGTACTATCATTGAAGGGTCTGCTTTTTCTTACAAGGGTAAGTATTATCAACTTATCAAGAATGGTAAAAAGGCTCCAGCTATGCCCAAAGCTAAACTTACTGTCTTAAGTAGTTCTAAAATAGGCGTAAAAGCTTTCTATGCTGATGTTATATATGATACTTTGCTTCTTGATGAACGTCCAAAAAAAGAATCTTTAAAGTTATCTAAAGAGAAAACTGTGAAACAAACTATAGTAAAGCCAAGTGCCGATCACCCATGGCGGCATGCACAAAAGAAGAAGCCCAATTACGCGTATGAAGAAACCGATCGTGAGATCGTTGAAATGCTTAATCAGCTTTTCAATTCTACGCGTGCATGGGCATAG
- the nikR gene encoding nickel-responsive transcriptional regulator NikR produces the protein MTLEENITRFGVSMDTKLLSQFDKLINKKNYNNRSEAIRDLMRDYIVENQWEEGDDIETVGTITYVYNHEVRELSDKLTDMQHGHHTNIISSMHVHLDKHNCLEVMVVKGTPKLISAIADEIISTKGVKHGKLIMTTTGKDL, from the coding sequence ATTACTCTGGAAGAGAATATAACACGTTTTGGAGTTTCAATGGACACTAAGCTTCTTTCACAATTTGACAAATTAATAAATAAAAAAAATTACAATAACAGATCAGAAGCAATAAGAGACCTTATGAGGGATTATATTGTAGAAAATCAATGGGAAGAAGGAGATGACATTGAAACTGTCGGAACAATCACTTATGTATATAATCACGAAGTAAGAGAATTAAGCGACAAACTCACTGATATGCAGCATGGACATCATACAAATATAATTTCAAGTATGCATGTGCATCTTGATAAACATAACTGCCTTGAAGTAATGGTTGTAAAGGGAACTCCAAAATTAATATCAGCGATTGCCGACGAGATTATTAGTACAAAGGGAGTAAAACACGGAAAATTAATTATGACAACAACAGGTAAAGATTTATAA
- a CDS encoding ATP-binding protein, with translation MKQIVILSGKGGTGKTTVATTLSTVVKNKIMADCDVEAPNLDIVLQGEVIKKEDFYGKESAVIDSDECVQCGLCEELCRFDAISGFKVNPLYCEGCGLCMYKCPVGAIRMEYEKTGEVIVSKIKNGEKIVYALLYPGADGSGKLVTEVRKKAVELKGESSYMIIDGMPGVGCPVLASATGTDAALIVTEPTMSGFEDMKRVLSVVEKFKIPSFVCINKWDLNEEVTEKIQNYCRENNITVVGKIDFDEAVVESLKRLKNLSEYKESTAYNQIIDIWNKIENYLKKGDVCV, from the coding sequence ATGAAACAGATAGTAATATTAAGTGGTAAGGGTGGTACAGGCAAAACTACTGTCGCAACAACATTAAGTACAGTTGTTAAAAATAAAATTATGGCTGATTGTGATGTGGAAGCGCCGAACCTTGATATTGTTTTGCAAGGGGAAGTTATTAAAAAAGAAGATTTTTATGGCAAGGAATCTGCTGTAATTGACAGCGATGAATGTGTACAATGTGGGTTATGTGAAGAACTCTGCCGGTTTGATGCCATATCAGGTTTCAAGGTTAATCCTTTATACTGCGAAGGTTGCGGACTTTGTATGTATAAATGTCCTGTTGGGGCTATAAGGATGGAGTATGAAAAAACAGGTGAAGTTATAGTATCAAAAATTAAAAACGGAGAAAAGATTGTTTATGCACTGCTGTATCCCGGGGCAGATGGGTCAGGTAAGTTAGTAACAGAGGTAAGGAAAAAAGCCGTGGAATTAAAGGGTGAAAGCAGTTATATGATAATAGATGGAATGCCGGGTGTAGGATGTCCGGTACTTGCATCTGCAACCGGTACTGATGCTGCTTTGATAGTAACTGAGCCGACCATGTCGGGGTTTGAAGACATGAAAAGGGTATTATCGGTGGTTGAAAAGTTTAAAATTCCGTCTTTCGTTTGTATAAACAAATGGGATTTAAATGAAGAGGTAACAGAAAAAATACAAAATTATTGTCGGGAAAATAATATTACAGTTGTTGGGAAAATAGACTTTGATGAAGCTGTAGTAGAATCTCTTAAAAGGTTAAAAAATTTATCAGAATATAAGGAAAGTACGGCATATAATCAGATTATTGATATATGGAATAAAATAGAAAATTATCTTAAAAAAGGAGATGTTTGTGTATGA
- the feoB gene encoding ferrous iron transport protein B, with amino-acid sequence MGEIDVLKGKKEIEIALVGNPNSGKTCLFNDLTGARQHVGNWPGVTVEKKEGRFEKGDKSIKVIDLPGTYSLGAYSEDEVIARNYIINEKPDVVVNVVDSTNLERNLYLTIQLLEMNANIVLALNMIDEAKNKNINININALSDFLNIPVIPTIATRKEGLNELIDKILSISNIKPKDGFIIDYGKEIEEEIKKLTGIILNYPEISKRYPVRWTAIKLLEKDSYIFNEIKKTTNLETLSQVERSRRYLQEILGDDPEILIADMRYGYISGLIKESVRKLQTSEERYTISDKIDKFVTNRYLGIPIFLLIMYGLFQFTFKLGAPLTDLIQKFFDFTGSWLSNILTGIKTPEIIISFFKDGIIGGVGSVLVFIPPIFLMFFALSLLEDSGYMARIAYIMDRLMHSLGLHGKSFIPMLLGFGCNIPGIMATRTLENKNDRLITILINPFMSCTARLPVYVLFAGALFSKNQGLVIFSIYILGIVLAILTAKLLKKFLFRGKTSPFVMELPPYRIPTLKGVFIHMWEKGEAFVKKAGTIILGVVILIWVLSHLPFGVEYASQSSYIGKIGSFVSPVLKPAGFGTWQAAASLIFGVLAKEVVIGTFGVVYGVEETGLAKVIQQNFTPLSAYAFMVMTLIYIPCAAAIGAIKRETNSWGWTGFSVGYSLILGWIMAVLIYQGGRLLGIN; translated from the coding sequence ATGGGAGAAATTGATGTATTAAAAGGCAAAAAAGAGATTGAGATTGCACTTGTAGGCAATCCGAATTCAGGTAAAACATGCTTGTTTAATGATTTAACTGGAGCAAGGCAGCATGTGGGGAATTGGCCTGGTGTAACCGTTGAAAAGAAAGAAGGAAGATTTGAAAAAGGTGATAAGAGCATAAAGGTTATTGATTTGCCGGGAACATATAGCTTAGGTGCATATTCAGAGGATGAGGTGATAGCTAGAAATTATATAATAAATGAAAAACCTGATGTAGTTGTTAATGTTGTAGATTCGACTAATTTAGAGAGGAACCTTTATTTGACTATACAACTTCTCGAGATGAATGCAAATATAGTGTTAGCATTAAATATGATTGATGAGGCTAAAAACAAAAATATTAATATTAATATCAATGCCTTATCGGATTTTTTAAACATACCCGTTATACCTACGATTGCAACAAGGAAAGAAGGTTTAAATGAATTGATAGATAAGATTTTATCAATTTCAAATATAAAACCTAAGGATGGATTCATCATTGATTATGGTAAAGAAATAGAAGAAGAGATAAAGAAACTTACGGGTATTATATTAAATTATCCTGAAATTTCAAAAAGATATCCGGTAAGATGGACAGCTATAAAGTTATTGGAAAAAGATTCTTACATTTTTAATGAAATTAAAAAGACAACAAATTTGGAGACTTTGTCGCAGGTGGAAAGGAGCAGACGCTACTTACAGGAAATCTTAGGAGATGATCCGGAAATTTTAATAGCAGATATGAGATATGGATATATTTCAGGACTAATAAAAGAAAGTGTCAGGAAACTCCAAACATCGGAAGAGAGATATACCATATCAGACAAGATTGATAAATTTGTTACGAATAGATATCTTGGTATCCCTATCTTTTTGCTTATAATGTATGGACTTTTTCAGTTTACTTTCAAATTAGGAGCGCCATTAACAGACTTGATACAAAAATTCTTTGATTTTACAGGTTCATGGCTTTCAAATATTTTAACAGGTATAAAAACACCGGAGATTATAATATCCTTTTTTAAAGATGGTATTATCGGTGGAGTAGGTTCTGTATTGGTATTTATTCCTCCTATCTTTCTTATGTTTTTTGCATTATCACTGCTGGAGGACAGCGGATATATGGCACGTATTGCTTATATTATGGATAGGTTGATGCATTCTTTGGGTTTGCATGGAAAATCATTTATTCCGATGTTATTGGGTTTTGGATGCAATATTCCGGGGATTATGGCTACAAGGACATTAGAAAACAAAAATGACAGGCTTATTACGATTTTGATTAATCCGTTTATGTCATGCACGGCAAGGCTGCCTGTTTATGTATTGTTTGCAGGTGCATTATTCAGTAAAAATCAGGGATTGGTAATATTTTCAATATATATTTTAGGGATTGTACTTGCTATATTGACAGCCAAATTATTAAAAAAATTCTTATTCAGGGGAAAAACCTCTCCATTTGTAATGGAATTGCCTCCATATAGGATTCCAACATTAAAAGGTGTATTTATCCATATGTGGGAAAAGGGTGAGGCATTTGTTAAAAAGGCTGGAACAATAATTCTGGGTGTTGTTATTTTAATTTGGGTTCTTTCACATCTGCCTTTTGGTGTTGAATATGCCAGTCAGAGCAGTTATATAGGTAAGATTGGAAGTTTTGTATCGCCTGTTTTAAAACCTGCAGGATTTGGAACATGGCAGGCAGCAGCATCACTGATATTTGGTGTTTTAGCTAAGGAAGTAGTAATAGGTACGTTTGGTGTTGTGTATGGTGTGGAAGAAACAGGACTTGCAAAGGTTATTCAGCAAAATTTTACTCCATTATCTGCATATGCTTTTATGGTAATGACATTAATCTATATTCCGTGTGCAGCTGCAATTGGAGCTATTAAGAGAGAAACGAATTCATGGGGTTGGACAGGTTTTTCGGTAGGTTACAGTCTTATTTTAGGCTGGATAATGGCTGTACTTATATATCAAGGAGGCAGATTACTGGGTATTAATTAA
- a CDS encoding NifB/NifX family molybdenum-iron cluster-binding protein, producing the protein MKIAVSSEGSSIDSKMDTRFGRAEYFIIVDNKTMEYEAIKNSAAAKSGGAGTEAAQQLVNKGVEAVISSNVGPNAMDVLVAANIPAYKASNLSIKEAVEHFNKGLLEKISEPTNKGLHGRN; encoded by the coding sequence ATGAAAATTGCAGTTTCTTCAGAAGGCAGTTCAATTGATTCCAAAATGGATACAAGGTTTGGACGTGCAGAATACTTTATAATTGTTGATAACAAAACAATGGAGTATGAAGCAATAAAGAATAGTGCTGCAGCAAAAAGCGGCGGAGCAGGGACAGAAGCAGCACAGCAGCTGGTTAACAAAGGTGTTGAGGCTGTTATATCAAGCAATGTTGGTCCAAATGCCATGGATGTATTAGTTGCTGCAAATATACCGGCGTACAAGGCATCAAATCTTAGTATTAAAGAAGCTGTCGAGCACTTTAATAAAGGTCTTTTGGAAAAAATATCAGAGCCTACAAATAAAGGGCTTCACGGCAGGAATTAA